The Flavobacteriales bacterium region TCAAAAATCCAAACAGCAATGATTATTGCCGCTGCACTTATTGAAGGTATTGGATTTGCTGCATTATTTGCTGCCTAATTCATCATTTTAAATCAAAGCTGTAAGGGTTGCTTACAGTTTTGATTTTAGCATTTTAAAAAGAAAAATAAAGATATAATATGGATTTATTTAACGACTTTTCACTTGGCTTGTTTGTTTGGCAAACCGTTTTATTTTTAGCTCTTTTATTCTTATTAAGAAAATACGCTTGGAAACCTATTCTTAGCGCGGTAGAAGAAAGAGAAGAAGGTATTAAAAATGCTTTGGAGGCAGCAGATAACGCCAAAAAAGAGATGGAAGCCCTCAATGCTGACAACGAGCGTATTTTGCGTGAAGCAAAAGCCGAAAGAGATAGCATACTCAAGGAAGCAAGAGAGATAAAAGAAACAATTATTACTGAGGCAAAGACACAAGCTACAGAAGAAGCAGATAAGGTTTTGGCATCAGCAAGAGAGCAAATCAACAATGAAAAATTGGCGGCTATTACAGAGCTTAAAAACCAGGTAGCAGACCTTTCTATTGATATTGCAGAAAAAGTATTGAAGTCAGAATTGAAAGACGCTGACAAACAAAAAGAATTAGTAAACAACGCTTTGAAAGAGGCGGCTTTGAGTTAAGATGAGAAACACAAGAGCAACACTGAGGTATGCTAAGTCTTTACTAGAGTTAGCCAAAGAGCAAAACACATTAGAGCTTTGCAAAACAGATATGGCTAGTGTCGTATCTCTATGTCAAAACTCTAGAGAGTTAGTTTTGTTGTTGAAAAGCCCTGTGGTTAAGACCGATAAAAAACTAACCATTATAGCCGAAGTATTTGTAGGTTGTTCACCTTTGGCGTTAAGTTTTATTAACCTCATTACTAAAAAGAAAAGAGAAGCTCT contains the following coding sequences:
- a CDS encoding F0F1 ATP synthase subunit B encodes the protein MDLFNDFSLGLFVWQTVLFLALLFLLRKYAWKPILSAVEEREEGIKNALEAADNAKKEMEALNADNERILREAKAERDSILKEAREIKETIITEAKTQATEEADKVLASAREQINNEKLAAITELKNQVADLSIDIAEKVLKSELKDADKQKELVNNALKEAALS